Within the Aspergillus luchuensis IFO 4308 DNA, chromosome 5, nearly complete sequence genome, the region TCCACACCCTACTAAACAATCACCCAATCTACGCCTCCATCGGAAACCACGACACCCACCCCGTAAACTTCTTCCCAGGGAGTCCAAACATCCCCAAAGAACTAGTAGATGTAGAATGGACCTACACCGCACTAACCACCCACTGGAGAACCCTCCAAAACAACCCTACATTAAGAACTACTACCTCCGGCGCATACGCAACAACACataccctcctccctcccacatCACCCACACAAGAACAAACTACCCAACCTTCAACCccaaaaatcaaaataaaaataatctccTACAACAGCAACCTCTACTACCgtctcaacctcctcctctacaCGACCCCTATGCCAGATGACCCACTGGCCCAGTTCACGTGGCTGATCGCCGAACTCCACACCGCGGAACAAGAAGGACATAAAGTCCTTTTGATAACGCATATCCCTATCTCGAGTAAAGATACTTTACCTGCGTATGCGAATTCCCTACGGGAAATACTCTATAGGTATAAGGATACGGTCGTGGGTGTGTTTTGTGGTCATGGACATGTTGATACGTTTGGGGTGTTTTATAgttcttctcattcttctggtggtggtagtagtagtaatgggAGTGCTGgtagtgatggtgatagtgATAGTGATAGTCATGAGAATCAGGGGCACCGGCAAGGGAAGATCACTGtggagaacaacaacaacaacaacgaggTGACAGtggagaaaggggaaagggaagaagtgaTAGGCgtggggatgatggcgccGGCGATGACGCCTACGTCGGGGTATTCTGCTTTTAGGGTGTATGATGTGCAGTTTAGCtgtggtgggggtgggtggaaggTATTGGATTTTGAGGAGTATATTGCGAGATTCCCTCAACATAGTCTTCAGGGGGATAGTGATGAAGATAGTAagagcaccaccaccaccaccaccactaatAGGGGAAAAGGTGAGCCAGTATGGGTCAGGTATTACTCTGCTATGGAAGCTTATGGGAAGTATGTCTATCCTAATTGGGCTGGTACAGTTCCTAATGgcattggtgctggtggcggAGCTGACATTGGACCGCACTTCTGGGCGAAGCTGACGGATGTTATGGAGACGGATTGGAATGTTTAACCAGTATTGGGCGAGACGGACTAGGGGGTACAATGTCTTATTTTGTGGGAGGGGGTGTCGGGAGAAGGAGATTTGTCGCTTGAGAGGACAGGATTGTCAGTCTACAAGAGGGatggacgatgacgatggtccTACGGATATGGGTGTGGAAGGAAGCGCTCTGGCAAGTTGGCTAAGACAGGTTCAACagtcttattcttcttcttcttcttctttctcttaaTCATTCTAATCGTGATACATACACGTCAGTCATACTGCAGATAGATTCGTCCCCAGGACAATCTAAAGAATGTGTGTGTGCTAAGGTATAAACAAGAAATCAAAATCATCATATCTAAATCAGTCAATCAACGAGTGACAAGAAGGGTAAAATAATTCCGTTCCATCCCGGCCATCTACTCAATGTACCACTCTGCGCCCGTCAGGCGTCCCTCAGACTCGGTACCGAACTTCTTGAACAGCCTCTCCGACAGGTCGATCGACACATCGTCACAGCCCATGCACTTGTCCCAGACGGTGCCGTAGTCGGTCACACCGTTGTAGGTGATCTTCACGGTCTTACCGCAGTCGCTGTCTTGCATGATGCCATGGGGAAGCGCAACCACCATGTCGGTGTTGCCGTCGTTGGTGATGCCGCAGGATCCCAGTCCAGCCACGTAGTAGGTCAGATCACCCGTGCAAGGAGACCCAGAGGAGCAGCTACCGGAGTatccactgctgctgccactgctACCACTGCTGCCGCTGGAGCTTGAGGCCGAGGTAGTGGCCGCAGCGGgaacggtggtggtggagggggtcCAGGCGGGCTCTTGGCTGGTAGTGGAAGGAGTCCAGGCAGGCTCCCATTCagtggtggagctggagctggtggGGGCAGGAGTCCAGGCGGGTTCCCACTCACTGGTGGAAGTCgaagtggtggaggatgcggGCTCGGGGGTCCAAGCAGCGCCCCaagcggtggaggtggaggtagTGAAGGAAGAGGGCTGGTAGTTGACGGATTGCTCAGGCTGGCTGTTGCCGGGCACCTGGTATTGAGAGTCGGGGGTAGGGCTAGCGGCAGCGGATTCGGTAGGGGCAGCGCCatagatggtggtggtcacgTCGACAGTGGTCCAGACGACGGAGGTGACGGTCTGGTAAACAACTTCGGTTGAGCGCTTCTCAACAGGAGCTGCAGAGCCAAAGGCGGCAAAGAGAGTGCCGGCCAGGGCGAGAGACTTGGAAAGAGGGGCCATTGTAATGGATGTGAGTTGTTTGATATAggattgtggtggttgtttggTGGAGTGATTTGCTTTTGGTTGACAATGTAGGGTCACTGTTTTCTTTTGGAAGGATTGATGCTCTGGTCGACAGAGGAGTCTAAGGAATGCGTACTGCACAGCAGTATAGAGCAAAAAACCCAAGGAATGAgggtggaaagaaggaatgaCCGAGCGTCAAAGAGAGGACGGACTgtgaggtggaagaggagagggaaagaagcaggTGAGAAacgaaggagggagagggagagtattTGTATTGGAATTGGAGCCAGTGgtatgtatggatggatggatgtatggtGTGTATGGTACCAATTGGTATTTGGGGGGAGTGAATCACCGTCGGGATCCACCGCACCAACAAGTAACAACACCAAAGAatccatcttcctctccctcagtCTCTGTCTCTCAATCTCGCTCTCTCATGAATGAAGCCTAGACTCCACTTAGTCCAATTACTTTTTTGACCCCCCAGACCCacactctttctttcctcccccccaccGCCAACAGCTCGTGAACCCTCGATCTCCGCCAATGCCCGTTAAGCCCTTCACTGCCCGACCCTCACCGGTCTTCCCAGGGCAATCTCGTCCTCCATGGTTGGCAGTGGTCGGGCGCGGCCCGGAACCAGcgcagcatcctcctcggtCTGATTGGGGAGCTCTCCCTCGTACCTGACGCAGCCATCTCATCGTACAGCTGTTACCTTGAAAGAAGCAAATAAAGAacacgaaaaagaaagtcaAAAAAATACTCTACTTCCAGGCACACAACCAATCTGGCAGGGTCTGATCGGAACCCTCGGGGTCAGGCCCAGTAGTTTGGCTGATTGGCGGTTCGCATTGACGCCAGTGTCTCACCAAGCCGTGCCTGGATGGCACAGACACCTCTCACTGGCTGAACTGGGGCCAGAGTGGGCAGTTGTTCTTCGGATTGACTTTTGAGTAGTCTGCTGGTGCGTTAGTTCAGCCACGCTCTACCGTTCCTTGCCTGCACTGACTTTTTGGTTGGGGAAATTGGGAGAAACCGCCTTTCAGCTGGAAGCGTGCGGTCATGTTGCCTGCATGGCTCTCTTTTCCGCTTCCTTCAGGGGGATCAGCGTGGCAATCCTTGGGTCGTTCCGCCCAAAAGGAGGGAAATGGGCGGTGCCTGACCACTAAGCCACTCGACACGAGAATACTAAATGGTCTTTGCCGAATACACACAAAAAGTCGAACTAGACTAGGCTGGACGGGACTGAAACTACAACAATCAGGTGCCGTCATCTGTTCAAGTCCAGGTTCAGGTTTCACCGGGCCGAATGTTGATGTGGCGAACTCGGCGGGTCTTGGAGCCCATCAAAGGGAACACGGCCTATTGAAGACCAAGTTGACGTGTCGCACATCCAGGCACCGACCAGTCACATCTCGTCAGCAGCATCTCCCCTTCGCTTTGTACACAGTCCATATTTCGTGTGgtgggaggaaaagaggggaaccATCATTAGTGGCAGGGATGTTGCCCTGATCTGACTTTTTTTGCCCTACCGGTGGGCTACTGCAGGACAGTCCAGCCGCGTCCATTCGCAAAACGACTGTCTTATTCGGTTGTtttggtctttcttttcgcGCCGCTAATCTAATAGTGTGGTCTAGGCAGTCCAATCCTCGGGACGAACGCCACTGGTAGATGTGAAACACTTAATGGTGCTTTCGCACAATTAACAGTCAGATCCATCTGATGGATCTGAAATCTGAATATCAGGCGAGACGCCAAGCCAGCCAACCGGACTCTATCGCAGGGCTCCATCGTCCGTTTCATCCGTCACTCGCGTGGCTTGATCATCCACCGAGTACTACGGtgtatctactatctagaCTGACTTATGATGTGTAGTGCTGATACTTTAGATTCTACCCCTCTATCCAGTCGCGTACAGAATATATTCAATGTACATTACATCATTAACAAAGATCAACATTGATTGAATGCAGCATTGATAAAAATGAAGCGGAGGATATTTCCGCATTCCACCGATCATTTCTATCAAATTCTCCATTCCAATCACCATTCCGATCGTCCTACCCGAAGTATCTCACAGAGTATCTTACTCAGAAGTATGTCCGACCTCCCATACTGTGTAAGTAAACATGCACATCCATACcatcaccacaccaccaccaccaacaattacagaaaaacaaaacaacccCCAAATTAGTTGATACACCACAACATACAACACAATCCTTACCATCGTCATGTAGACTAGATAACATACAGGAATCTACTACAGACTATAGAAATAACAAACACCCTGAAACCAACACAACCCAGACACGACTACCAGATATAgcataaccaccaccaaatactacctactactaaTCCTTCAGTCCCATTCAATACACGGTCCAACCTGTCATCATCAGAGTTCCAACATCTACTACGTAGGAAAGGAGCTCAGCTCAACTTGCAGCCCCCAGATCCACCGCGCTGGTCAAACACACTAGCCCCCAATGTTACTCAACCCAGCCTTGTTCGGCCTCGGTTAGGTGCAGATACTCGTGGGGATAAATATGCTGGCGAGTAAGCTAAACTAATATCATGGTAGCTatgaaggatgatggaaaggatgaggatgagaataGTGTTGTTGGTAGGCGCAGGTACCCGTTCATTAAGTTGTTGGAATCTCGGAGTTGGATGGATAGTATAATCCATTCCTTATGGCAGCTACTACTGAAGTAGGTGAAGTAGCAATTAAGATCTATTTCCACTTACTTCAGGTACATACAGTATActcagtaagtagtagtgaatACTAACCAATCAAACCATCTATACATATACACCCACTCAATAGAACAGTAaatagtcagtcagtcagtcaagaTAAGAATTCGCCAAGCTCCTACTCATAATTTCACGTATATTAACAGGCATCAGGGGTAGGGGAAATAGCCCCCTTGAATGAATTAATTGAATACCTGATTCTGAGGGTGTTGAATTGGCGCTTGCAGGGGTCTGCTACACTTAATGAACAGAAACATCCATAGTTACTTTAACTGCTAGTTACTGAAACGGCCCGATATGACTAAGATCTGACTGGAGTTGGATCTGTCACAGATTCATTGTAGATCATTAAATACATTGTTACATAACAAATGAGTGGGTTAATAGCTGAGCTACCTCACTGAGTAACTAGCTAACTAGTAACTCGCCAGTTAGACCATTAACGAATATATGACCATCCATGATTAATCATCTTCTGCACTGAACAAATAGCGAGAGCAGATTAGATAGGTGAAGTacggaaaagaagaagtcgaagatgtcacccacacccaccacagCCTTAcccttccctccccacccatgGAACCGACAACTTCCGAATCAACCAGCAAATAAGCTCAACATCTgacatccaccacaacaTACTATTCTACGTAGATAATCTCTAACATAGTCTAAATaacctttccctcccaatAACCTTCTAGACTCTGCTCAACGTCATAGGAGGAAAGTCTATGATTCATCTGCATTCATGACTACAATATAAGAATGATTACCTACCTGCACATAACTATCCATTAACTGTTCTACTTCCTCCAAGGGAAATAAACTAATTGTATTCTGGACTTAAGTGATATTCACGAGTTGCTAACTCGTACGtatatcccatcccatcatttttattcaaaaagaaaaaggctcAATAATTGACGACAATGAAAATAGGAAGTTGAAACAAAATGGACTCCATCAAGAAGAACCTCGAAAACGCCAAGAACAAGGGCCAGGATTACTATAACCAGATGAtggggcagcagcagagtaTGTCgatttctctttcctttgttATTGACTAGGGAGGATTTGAAGGGAAAATCGGAGTAATGCTAACGGAGATCCTCTGCTGGTATATAGACTCCGATGCCTCCCAGTACGCTCAAGACGCCAAGAACAAGGCCAACGAGGGCATGGATAAGACCAAGCAGACGGCTAAGGATTATATGCCCAATCAGGCGGGGGATCATTAAATCACCCGTACAGTTGGTATAGGCTGATAGGCTAGCTACTAAGgaatgaatataatataatatagtcaGATAAATTTCCTATACCGAAGAAAACCATAACAGTAAATACAGTCATTTCCCATGAACCATGCGCAAGAAGCAAAAAGTATCCATCAATCTCGTGATATAATTACAACCCTGACGCCaagacaatcaatcaaaccgGACCAGATCAGACAAGGAAAGAACACGAGGTATGTGCCTAACCCTGGCACATAATGCACGCCTCCTTGTTCTCAATGCTGCACTGGAGCACCTGCTGCGAGTAGATGTCGTTCTCGCGCTCTTCGCTCTCCTGCTGGCTGTCCTCCTCCTGAGGGCCGTTCTCCTGAGCGGAggcatcagcagcaagagCCCGAGGGCTGCCGTTGGTGGAGCCGTTGACACCATTGACACCGTTCTCGCTGTGTCCGTTGACCGGGGCCTGGCCACGGGGAACAGCAGAGTACGTGCTGGAGGCAGCGCCGACAGCCCGCTTCTTGTACGCGGCATTGGTGCGGGCCACGTTGGTGTCCTCGACCTTGAGCTGCTCCTGGTCGACAGTGAACTGGATGGGCGCAGAGGCGGCCATCGTGCGCAGGTAGTACATGCCCGTCTTCAAACCCATCTTCCAGCCGGCAAAGTGCATGCTGGTGATCTTGCCCATGGTGGGCTCCTTCaggtggatgttgagggACTGAGACTGGTCAATGAACGCACCACGGTCCGCAGCCATCTGCAGAATCGTCCGCTGGGAGATCTCCCACACCGTCTTGTACAGCGCCTTGATGTCactggggatgttggggatgTTCTGGACGGAACCACCCTCGGCAATGATGCGGTTCTTCATGTTGTCCGACCACAGGCCGAGGTCAACCAGGTCCTTCAGCAGCCAGGGGTTGACCACCTGGAACTCACCAGCCAAGACACGGCGGGAGTAGATGTTGGAGGTGTAAGGCTCGAAGCACTCGTTGAAGCCCAAGATCTGACTGGTACTGGCAGTGGGCATGGGAGCGACCAGCAAGCTGTTGCGGACACCAGTCTGGGCGATCTTAGCCTTGAGAGAGTCCCAGTCCCAGAGGTCAGTGGGAGTGCGGTCCCACATGTCGTACTGAAGGATACCCTGGGAGACAGGAGATCCCTCATAGGTCTCGTAAGTGCCGAACTCCTTGGCAAGATCGGACGAGGCGGTCAAACCAGCGTGGTAGATAGTCTCGAAGATCTGGATGTTCAGCTGTCTGGCCTCGGCCGAGTCGAAGGGCAGGCGCAGAGCGAGGAAAGCATCAGCCAGACCGTTGACACCCAGAGCAATGGGACGGTGACGGAAGTTGGACTTCTTGGCCTCCGGGACGGGGTAGTAGTTGATGTCGATGATCTTGTTCAGGTTACGGACCAAGACCTGGACAACCTCGTGGAGCTTGCCAAAGTCATACTCGCCGCGAGCAGCGTCGACGAAAGTAGGCAGAGCAAGGGACGCAAGGTTACAGACAGCAACCTCATCCGGAGCACTGTACTCAATGATCTCAGTGCAGAGGTTGGAGCTACGGATGGTTCCGAGGTTCTTCTGGTTGCTCTTCTTGTTGCAAGCATCCTTGTACAGCATGAAGGGGTTACCAGTCTCAGTCTGGGCCTCCAGAATAGCGTACCACAGCTTCTGGGCCTTGATGGTACGACGGCCACGGCCTTCCTTCTCATACCTACAATACTGTTAGCACGAGTCGACGATACACAACCCGACAAACTTACTTCTCGTAGAGAGCGTCGAACTCGTCACCGTAGACATCAGCCAAGCCAGGGGCTTCGT harbors:
- a CDS encoding uncharacterized protein (COG:G;~EggNog:ENOG410QE5R;~InterPro:IPR004843,IPR029052;~PFAM:PF00149;~SECRETED:SignalP(1-25);~go_function: GO:0016787 - hydrolase activity [Evidence IEA]), with amino-acid sequence MQYLLMKPAFLLAVLATATTAPTWTQIIWHDIQAATSCTACETLLKSLQQASQLGPSTLQTILTDVCILSKILDADFCTGLIASQVPSAYYVLRQLSIPSDTAQTFCASVLDLCPYPPIPPINLTFPPPPLYFPITTTTTTQDNNKTNNITLRIAHITDTHVDLQYTPGTSTHCRKPICCRQYHANDAPGRSKTPCSTWGSPHCDPPLKLLHNMLSTLQSQQPHLTLFTGDIVAHDIWNTSQESVLASFNATNSALHTLLNNHPIYASIGNHDTHPVNFFPGSPNIPKELVDVEWTYTALTTHWRTLQNNPTLRTTTSGAYATTHTLLPPTSPTQEQTTQPSTPKIKIKIISYNSNLYYRLNLLLYTTPMPDDPLAQFTWLIAELHTAEQEGHKVLLITHIPISSKDTLPAYANSLREILYRYKDTVVGVFCGHGHVDTFGVFYSSSHSSGGGSSSNGSAGSDGDSDSDSHENQGHRQGKITVENNNNNNEVTVEKGEREEVIGVGMMAPAMTPTSGYSAFRVYDVQFSCGGGGWKVLDFEEYIARFPQHSLQGDSDEDSKSTTTTTTTNRGKGEPVWVRYYSAMEAYGKYVYPNWAGTVPNGIGAGGGADIGPHFWAKLTDVMETDWNV
- a CDS encoding RlpA-like double-psi beta-barrel domain-containing protein (COG:S;~EggNog:ENOG410PS83;~InterPro:IPR036908;~SECRETED:SignalP(1-21)), which translates into the protein MAPLSKSLALAGTLFAAFGSAAPVEKRSTEVVYQTVTSVVWTTVDVTTTIYGAAPTESAAASPTPDSQYQVPGNSQPEQSVNYQPSSFTTSTSTAWGAAWTPEPASSTTSTSTSEWEPAWTPAPTSSSSTTEWEPAWTPSTTSQEPAWTPSTTTVPAAATTSASSSSGSSGSSGSSSGYSGSCSSGSPCTGDLTYYVAGLGSCGITNDGNTDMVVALPHGIMQDSDCGKTVKITYNGVTDYGTVWDKCMGCDDVSIDLSERLFKKFGTESEGRLTGAEWYIE
- a CDS encoding uncharacterized protein (TransMembrane:2 (n4-12c18/19o42-63i75-97o)) — translated: MDSLVLLLVGAVDPDGDSLPPNTNWYHTHHTSIHPYIPLAPIPIQILSLSLLRFSPASFPLLFHLTVRPLFDARSFLLSTLIPWVFCSILLCSTHSLDSSVDQSINPSKRKQ
- the RNR1 gene encoding ribonucleotide-diphosphate reductase subunit RNR1 (COG:F;~EggNog:ENOG410PGH5;~InterPro:IPR013509,IPR000788,IPR005144,IPR039718, IPR013346,IPR008926;~PFAM:PF03477,PF02867,PF00317;~go_function: GO:0004748 - ribonucleoside-diphosphate reductase activity, thioredoxin disulfide as acceptor [Evidence IEA];~go_function: GO:0005524 - ATP binding [Evidence IEA];~go_process: GO:0006260 - DNA replication [Evidence IEA];~go_process: GO:0055114 - oxidation-reduction process [Evidence IEA]), which gives rise to MFVYKRDGRKERVQFDKITARVSRLCYGLDPEHVDAAAITQKVISGVYQGVTTVELDNLAAETAAYMTVTHPDYAILAARIAVSNLHKQTKKQFSLVISDLYHYVNPKNNAPAPMISKETYEIIMKHADELNSAIVYDRDFNYNFFGFKTLERSYLLRINGKVAERPQHLLMRVAVGIHGSDIEKAIETYNLMSQKYFTHASPTLFNAGTPQPQLASCFLVDMKEDSIDGIYDTLKTCAMISKTAGGIGLNVHRIRSTGSYIGGTNGTSNGLVPMLRVFNNTARYVDQGGNKRPGAFAIYLEPWHSDVFEFLDLRKNHGKEEVRARDLFYALWTPDLFMKRVEANGDWTLFCPNEAPGLADVYGDEFDALYEKYEKEGRGRRTIKAQKLWYAILEAQTETGNPFMLYKDACNKKSNQKNLGTIRSSNLCTEIIEYSAPDEVAVCNLASLALPTFVDAARGEYDFGKLHEVVQVLVRNLNKIIDINYYPVPEAKKSNFRHRPIALGVNGLADAFLALRLPFDSAEARQLNIQIFETIYHAGLTASSDLAKEFGTYETYEGSPVSQGILQYDMWDRTPTDLWDWDSLKAKIAQTGVRNSLLVAPMPTASTSQILGFNECFEPYTSNIYSRRVLAGEFQVVNPWLLKDLVDLGLWSDNMKNRIIAEGGSVQNIPNIPSDIKALYKTVWEISQRTILQMAADRGAFIDQSQSLNIHLKEPTMGKITSMHFAGWKMGLKTGMYYLRTMAASAPIQFTVDQEQLKVEDTNVARTNAAYKKRAVGAASSTYSAVPRGQAPVNGHSENGVNGVNGSTNGSPRALAADASAQENGPQEEDSQQESEERENDIYSQQVLQCSIENKEACIMCQG